One window from the genome of Candidatus Didemnitutus sp. encodes:
- the hemG gene encoding protoporphyrinogen oxidase, with product MSTSNPQKSVAIIGAGIAGLTAAYRLHERGFRVRVFERSAQAGGSIRTIRENGWLAEAGPNSVQYSSPELKKLVADIGLEPDLQIANPAAKKRFIVRHGKFMPVPMGPGSFFATPIFGARTKLSLFTELFSRPRIRNTDVSLAELVRSHYTQELVDYAVNPLVAGIYAGDPEKLSVKNAFPSLWEAERLKGSLPRGFMAAAKAKRLATGAPKKKGAAPLISFRLGLQQLTDTLVARLPADAVSLNTTVETIIPGQPHRLVCSRGTEKCGGEFDYVVLAVPAPALAHLTFGTLAERPLATLDTITHPPVSSLFLGFKREDVAHPLDGFGGLTPEKERRDVLGILFSSTLFPGRAPEGHVGLTVFAGGMRQPEHARLSTEQLLQRVDRDLRELVGVKGKPVFVKHTFWPRAIPQYQIGYERHFETMTSLENRTPGLFIGGQCRDGISLPDCCKSGEKLAQRVADFAS from the coding sequence ATGAGCACCTCGAACCCGCAAAAATCAGTCGCGATCATCGGCGCCGGCATCGCCGGCCTCACTGCCGCCTACCGGCTGCACGAGCGCGGTTTTCGCGTGAGGGTGTTCGAGCGCTCCGCGCAGGCCGGCGGCTCCATCCGCACGATCCGGGAGAACGGCTGGCTGGCCGAAGCCGGCCCCAACTCCGTCCAATACAGTTCCCCCGAGCTCAAGAAACTCGTGGCCGACATCGGCCTCGAGCCCGATCTCCAGATCGCGAACCCGGCGGCGAAAAAGCGCTTCATCGTCCGCCACGGCAAGTTCATGCCCGTGCCGATGGGGCCCGGCTCCTTCTTCGCCACGCCGATTTTCGGCGCTCGCACCAAGCTCTCGCTCTTCACCGAACTCTTCTCGCGCCCGCGCATCCGCAACACCGACGTCAGCCTCGCCGAACTCGTCCGCTCCCACTACACGCAGGAGCTCGTCGACTACGCCGTGAATCCGCTCGTCGCCGGCATCTACGCGGGCGACCCCGAAAAACTCTCGGTCAAAAACGCCTTCCCCAGTCTCTGGGAAGCCGAACGCCTCAAAGGCTCGCTGCCGCGCGGCTTCATGGCCGCCGCGAAAGCCAAACGCCTCGCCACGGGCGCGCCGAAGAAAAAAGGTGCCGCGCCCCTCATCTCCTTCCGCCTCGGTCTCCAGCAACTCACCGACACGCTCGTCGCCCGACTCCCCGCCGACGCCGTCTCGCTCAACACCACCGTCGAGACCATCATCCCGGGGCAGCCGCATCGCCTCGTCTGCTCGCGCGGCACCGAGAAATGCGGCGGTGAGTTCGATTACGTCGTGCTCGCCGTCCCCGCGCCCGCCCTCGCGCATCTCACCTTCGGCACGCTCGCGGAGCGCCCGCTCGCCACGCTCGACACCATCACGCACCCGCCCGTTTCGTCGCTCTTCCTCGGCTTCAAGCGCGAGGACGTCGCTCACCCGCTCGACGGTTTCGGCGGACTCACCCCGGAAAAAGAGCGCCGCGATGTCCTCGGCATCCTGTTTTCGTCGACGCTCTTCCCTGGCCGCGCGCCGGAAGGTCATGTCGGCCTCACCGTTTTCGCCGGCGGCATGCGCCAGCCCGAACACGCACGCCTCAGCACCGAACAGCTCTTGCAACGCGTCGACCGCGACCTGCGCGAGCTCGTCGGCGTGAAGGGCAAGCCCGTGTTCGTGAAACACACCTTTTGGCCGCGCGCGATCCCGCAATACCAGATCGGCTACGAGCGCCATTTCGAGACCATGACCAGCCTCGAAAACCGCACGCCCGGCCTCTTCATCGGCGGCCAGTGCCGCGACGGCATCTCGCTCCCGGACTGCTGCAAGAGCGGCGAAAAACTCGCGCAGCGCGTCGCCGATTTCGCATCGTAA